The following proteins come from a genomic window of Melospiza georgiana isolate bMelGeo1 chromosome 3, bMelGeo1.pri, whole genome shotgun sequence:
- the MEA1 gene encoding LOW QUALITY PROTEIN: male-enhanced antigen 1 (The sequence of the model RefSeq protein was modified relative to this genomic sequence to represent the inferred CDS: deleted 1 base in 1 codon): MATRDGTGGACRRHRPPRPGPLRDYNTQSAPRRPRRFRVAVAAPPRRRARCMAVVRSMGPERVCPREPGPPEGPDGAAGWSGDEEEEEEEEEESGGYLYQPLSQEPEQGLGDAGPGLQERLQMLRLHLPDPPVDSEEENEEEAAGGAAAQSSHSSIPMDAEHVELVKRTMASVKLPTLGIPAWANQISEEQWKDVVQRTLQARQSLGGPRPQWN; this comes from the exons ATGGCGACGCGCGACGGCACCGGCGGCGCGTGCCGGCGGCACCGCCCACCGCGCCCA GGCCCGCTCCGGGACTACAACACCCAGAGTGCcccgcggcggccgcggcggtTCCGGGTGGCGGTGGCGGCACCTCCTCGGCGCCGCGCCCGGTGTATGGCAGTGGTGCGGAGCATGGGCCCCGAGCGCGTCTGTCCCCGGGAGCCCGGGCCGCCGGAGGGCCCTGACGGCGCGGCCGGGTGGAGCGGcgatgaggaggaggaggaggaggaagaggaggagagcGGCGGGTATTTGTATCAGCCGCTGAGCCAGGAACCGGAGCAGGGCCTCGGCGACGCGGGCCCCGGCCTGCAGGAGCGGCTGCAG ATGCTGAGGCTGCACCTGCCCGACCCGCCGGTGGACAGCGAGGAGGAGAATGAGGAGGAGGCAGCGGGAGGCGCCGCggctcagagcagccacagctccatccccatGGATGCAG agcatGTGGAGCTGGTGAAGAGAACGATGGCCAGCGTGAAGctgcccaccctgggcatccccgCCTGGGCCAACCAGATCTCGGAGGAGCAGTGGAAGGACGTGGTGCAGCGCACGCTGCAGGCCCGGCAGAGCCTCGGCGGCCCCCGGCCTCAGTGGAACTGA